One window of Acipenser ruthenus chromosome 17, fAciRut3.2 maternal haplotype, whole genome shotgun sequence genomic DNA carries:
- the LOC117422973 gene encoding phospholipid scramblase 2-like isoform X1: MEYSGYAHPLPNYVHPVPQPPGYIPPPTIESMPAPQRPAGCPPGLEYLTQIDQLLIHQQLELIEILVGWETNNKYQIKNSLGQKVFFAAEENDCCTRYWCGPLRPFTIKVLDNYGQEVLTLNRPLKCASCCYPCCLQELEVQAPPGNPIGYVIQDWHPLKPKFTIQNERKEPVLKIEGPACHCKCCSDVVFEVKSVDETHVVGKICKQWTGFLREAYTDADNFGIQFPMDLDVKIKAVMVGACFLIDFMYFEQK; this comes from the exons ATGGAGTACTCAG GTTATGCACATCCACTTCCAAATTATGTACATCCCGTGCCTCAACCACCAG GATACATACCACCACCAACTATCGAATCAATGCCAGCACCACAGAGGCCTGCAGGCTGTCCCCCAGGACTGGAATATTTGACACAg ATTGACCAGCTGCTTATTCATCAGCAATTAGAGCTTATTGAAA TTCTTGTAGGCTGGGAGACTAACAACaaatatcaaattaaaaacagtttaggacaaaaagtattttttgcgGCGGAGGAAAATGACTGCTGTACCCGTTACTGGTGTGGGCCCTTGCGTCCCTTTACAATAAAGGTCCTGGATAACTATGGCCAAGAGGTTTTAACCCTGAACAGACCATTGAAATGTGCTAGCTGTTGCTATCCCTGCTGTCTTCAAGAG ttagAAGTACAAGCCCCACCAGGCAATCCAATTGGTTACGTCATTCAAGACTGGCATCCCTTAAAACCTAAATTCaccattcaaaatgaaagaaaggAGCCTGTCCTGAAAATTGAGGGCCCAGCTTGTCATTGCAAATGCTGTTCTGATGTTGTCTTTGAG GTGAAATCTGTTGATGAAACTCATGTAGTTGGCAAAATCTGCAAGCAATGGACTGGCTTTCTTAGGGAGGCGTATACTGATGCCGATAACTTTGGAATACAGTTCCCTATGGACCTGGATGTTAAAATCAAAGCGGTAATGGTTGGTGCATGCTTCCTAATT GATTTCATGTACTTTGAACAAAAATGA
- the LOC117422973 gene encoding phospholipid scramblase 2-like isoform X2 has product MEYSGYAHPLPNYVHPVPQPPGYIPPPTIESMPAPQRPAGCPPGLEYLTQIDQLLIHQQLELIEILVGWETNNKYQIKNSLGQKVFFAAEENDCCTRYWCGPLRPFTIKVLDNYGQEVLTLNRPLKCASCCYPCCLQELEVQAPPGNPIGYVIQDWHPLKPKFTIQNERKEPVLKIEGPACHCKCCSDVVFEVKSVDETHVVGKICKQWTGFLREAYTDADNFGIQFPMDLDVKIKADFMYFEQK; this is encoded by the exons ATGGAGTACTCAG GTTATGCACATCCACTTCCAAATTATGTACATCCCGTGCCTCAACCACCAG GATACATACCACCACCAACTATCGAATCAATGCCAGCACCACAGAGGCCTGCAGGCTGTCCCCCAGGACTGGAATATTTGACACAg ATTGACCAGCTGCTTATTCATCAGCAATTAGAGCTTATTGAAA TTCTTGTAGGCTGGGAGACTAACAACaaatatcaaattaaaaacagtttaggacaaaaagtattttttgcgGCGGAGGAAAATGACTGCTGTACCCGTTACTGGTGTGGGCCCTTGCGTCCCTTTACAATAAAGGTCCTGGATAACTATGGCCAAGAGGTTTTAACCCTGAACAGACCATTGAAATGTGCTAGCTGTTGCTATCCCTGCTGTCTTCAAGAG ttagAAGTACAAGCCCCACCAGGCAATCCAATTGGTTACGTCATTCAAGACTGGCATCCCTTAAAACCTAAATTCaccattcaaaatgaaagaaaggAGCCTGTCCTGAAAATTGAGGGCCCAGCTTGTCATTGCAAATGCTGTTCTGATGTTGTCTTTGAG GTGAAATCTGTTGATGAAACTCATGTAGTTGGCAAAATCTGCAAGCAATGGACTGGCTTTCTTAGGGAGGCGTATACTGATGCCGATAACTTTGGAATACAGTTCCCTATGGACCTGGATGTTAAAATCAAAGCG GATTTCATGTACTTTGAACAAAAATGA